The window atgatctaccaggcatgccaccagatcgtgatatcgatttctctATTGATTTGGATCcaagtacccagcctatctctattccatcgTACCGCATGGatccaaaagagttgaaggagttgaaagaacatcttgaggagtttctagtaaatgggttcgtcagaccgagtatatcgccttggggtgcaccggtgttgttcgtgaagaagaaagatgggactatgtggatgtgcattgattaccaccagttgaacaaagttaccattaagaataagtacccatttccgtgtattgatgatttgtttgaccagttgtagggtgtcaaggtgttctctaagatcgacttgagatcgaggtatcattagttgaagattaatGATTCacatgttccgaagactgctttcctgACGAagtatggccactatgagtttctagtgatgtccttcagttTAACCAACGCCCCGACGACATGTATGGATTTGATGAGCCGAGTGTTCAAGTCATATATTGACTTGTTAggcattgtcttcattgatgacatattgatctgcttgcgtagcatggaggagcacggaCAGCATTTGAGAATGGTACTTCATACCTTgcaggaacagaagctatatgcaaagttctccaagtgcgagttctggttagattctatggcattattggggcatgttgtatcagacaatggtattaaggtagataccaagaagattgaggcagtccagagttGGCTTTGTCCTACCACAACggccgagatcaggagcttcttagggttagcaggttattatcgtcgatttgtggagggttccttatatattgcagcacctttgactagattgacccataaaGGTGCTCCGTtatgatggtccgatgattgcgaggtcagatttcagaagctcaagaccgcattgactacagcaccggtgttagtgttgccttccggttcagggatgaatacagtgtattgcgacgctttacgcattggcctgggttgtgtattgatgcaggaggggcgatttattacatatgcttcacgtcaactgaatccccacaagaagaattaccccgtacatgatcAGGAGTTGTCTGTGATAGTTCAtactctcaagatctggaggcactatctttatggggtgtcctgtgaggtttacaccgatcatcgcaacttgcaatatttgttcaagcagagggatttcaatttgaggcagagcaggtggcttgagttactaaaggactatgatattaccatcctttatcatccgggcaaggcgaatgcgGTCGCGGATTCCTTGAGccgaaaggctgagagtatgggtagtttggtatTCATTTCAGCAAAGGAGAGGCCATTGACTTTGggcattcagtccttggctaacagacttgtgaggttggacatttcCGAGCCTAGTCGAGTTTTTGCATACATCGTCactcagtcttcattatttgagcagatcaaggctcgtcattACGATGATCCGCACTTGCTGGTTCTTAGCGAGACGACACTataaggtggtgccaaggaggttactattggtgaaGATGGTGTACTGCGACTCAAGGGTCCTCTATGTGCTCCTAATGTTGACggattgagggagaagattctaaaGGAGgttcacagttctcggtattctattcatccaggtgctataaAGATGTATCGCGatctgaggcaacattattagtggtgGAAGATAAAGAAGAACATAGTTGAATATGTAGCGATGTGCCTAAATCgctagtaggttaagtatgagcaccagaggcaaGGTGGCCTACTTTAACAGATGGTTATACGTGAGTGTAAATGTGAGCGCATCACTAtgaacttcgtagttgggttgccgcaaaCTTTGAtgaagtttgatacagtttgggtcattgtcaatAGGTTGaacaagtcggcacactttattctggtTTTGACTACATATTCTTTAGACAGTTTGGCCTAGATTTTCATACAGGAGATTGTTCAGTTGCAtagtgtgcctatttccatcattttagatagaggccctcagtttacttcacacttCTGGAGAGTAGTTCAGACCGAGTTGGGTACCAAGGTAGAGCTCAGTACAACCTTTCATTCGCAGACCGACGGACAGTCGGAGCGGACGGTTCAGATCTTcaaggacatgctcagagcatgcgTTATtagtccagcattgagatggctccatttgaggctttgtatggtcggcgatgtcgttcgcccatcggatggtacgagcctggtgaggttaggttatatggtactgatttagtgaatgatgccttggagaaagtgaagttgaattaggagcgacttcgcacagctcagtccaaaaagaagagttacgctgatcagaaggcgcatgatttatcatttatggtgggcgataagggtctcttgaaagtctcgtcgatgaagggaatcatgaggttcgagaagaagggcaaggtGAGCCCAAGGTTTAGTCCAATTGAAGTGtcgaggcgagttggggaggttgcttatgaacttgcttttccTCCCagtttatcgggagttcatccagttttccacgcgtctatgctccaaaagtatcatgCCGACGAGTCGCATAAGTTAGACTACATCACGATTCAGCTAGATGAAAGCCTGTATTATGAGGAGgatccagttgccattgttgacaggctggttcgccagttgaggtctaagatgatttctgcggtaaaggttCAATGAAGGAGTCAACCAGCCGATGAGGTGACTTGgaagaccgaggaggacatgcggagtagatatccacacctattcagcactccaagtatgattctagacccgttcgagtaTGAACGTTTtcttaagaggtggagaatgtaaagacctgaccggttgtttttctatctagatccccgttcccctaattaagactccttaTATGTGCTTTTACAGTTTTATGacatgcggggatggttagttcgggtttggaagggctCGGGTTAAAAtcaaaacacttagttccttaatagtggcttataatggttaagtttgacttgagtgaACATTTTGCGTAAACGACCTCGcaaccgggatttgacggtcccaataggttcatataatgaatttggacttggatgtatgttcggatcgggtttcggatgacccgggagtgttttggctcttaatattgaaagttggcacattgaaggttttcaagttctttaagtttgatttggagtaggttttggtgttatctaGGTCCATTTGGATTCTGaacctgggaatagttccgtatggtgatttatgacttgtacgcaaaatgtggtgtcattccgagtagtctaagtatgtttcgacGCATTCGGAGATAGTTGAAATGtttaaagttcataagttgattcaatttggttttagggtgagattcttagtttcgttgttgTTTTACGTGTTCCGAGTGTTCGAGCGGGTCCATACTATGTTTATGGAATTGTGGGTGTAATTGGAGAGGGTAcaggtggctcgggtgtgtttcggaccacctGGAGCTAAGTCAAAAATACTAGAAATTTCtgttatggtttccttcttcgcgaatgtgaaggaaTCCTCGTGATCAGGAAGAAGAAATTAAGGGACTGGGtggttttgtgcttcgcgttcgcaaagtctTGATCATGTTCGCGAAGGATTGGGGCTAGTGGCCTCCGAGTTCACGGGAAATCTGTCGCATTCGCATAGAGTCGAGGGCCTGGGCAACCTAGTtgccttacgcgttcgcgagtgagggcacgcgttcgcgagtgTCCTCTCAATATCGTGAAGAGGTCTTTTCCTGGGTTCTTCagttttgccttcgcgatcgcgagggcttGTCCGCGATCGCAATGAAGGAAGAATTGGGTAGAATGTTTTAAAAGTCGGGACTTAGGctcactttttttatttttctcacttGTTAGTCGAATTTACAGCTCTTTGTGGAGGGGTTTaaacctagcactttgaggtaagtaatttctatacaatatgaGTATAATACAtgcattatgggtagatttttaCACAAACATTATGGGAATTTTAGGAAATTAttggaaaacctaggttttgataaataaaaaaaaagggattagaccacgaaaatgattatggaattgggtaaaaattatatatttgaattcgtgaggttatgggtaatatttatctttgaaaatttcggaattcgggtacgtgggcctagcggtgaattttaagaatcttccaatttggattgggtaattactctaatagctaaattatggacttgtgagtatatattgattaatttatataacatttggctagcttcggattgttcggcaccaacttgaggctttagagtgaatttatGGGCTGGAAAGTGAGCTTTGGGACGAGGTAAGTCACCCCATAGatgttttaaattactatttgcttctaattgtgggggctacgtacgcatgaagtgatgagagtctgtgtgtagctacaaatcatgcttatgtacgggtagttttaggaaccaatcatgaaatacttgtattgtttgcactctacttattaatttaagtgcttaaattatattgaagcttgataaaggattcgtaaagaTCGAActtcacttactttgagttttggcgggttacttaaCCATTGTTAGAAATTGTGCCtccttgtgtattagtcttgtgatAGCCTTCAAACCAGATGTTCGtaaagtattctctcttcttgtagagcgggccaaACGTCTCAGCGCTATAATAGATGCATttgggttagactagatacttactgggtacatattttttatgtactcatgctacacttctgtactattCATggaggatctgaggcaggtgcatctggcagtcattcaGGCACACAGCCCCATTACCCCAAGGCTTAGAGGTGAGCTTCTTTCTATGTCCATTCTGCAGTACtcgcagtctctcttttgtatttactttatgCCTATCTTTTTCTAGACAGTAACATAGgtggtttgtatattctactagttactCATACactagtgacaccgggttttgagagtattctactagacactttatggttttgagtatttatttcattgTATTTACTGTAACAAtccgactggttgttttgagctctagcgcgtagTTCAGTGGTGTGAGGCCTTGATTAGCTTCACTCAATGttctatgacttgtacgcgtggtcagaattgaatttcaggaagttcagagttgattcagatggaaaattctcaattctgaagctttaagttagaagagttcaCCAAGGTTTgagttttgagtaaacaacctcggaatcaggattttaaggctccaataggtccgtatgatgatttaggacttgggcgtatgttcaagttgagtatcgggtggtccgggatcatttcagcgcttattgtgaaaagttgccaattcgaaggttttagaatttcctaagtttggtttgaagtggactttggtgttatcgatattcGTTtgggttctgagccttggaataggttcgtatcgtgatttatgcattgtacgtaaagtttggcatcattccggaatgtttaagtgtaattcggacgtcTTCAtccaagtttgaatgtttgaaagttaaaaggaggatttgatcatcaattcatggttttagtattgtttggtatggtttgaggcctcgagtaggttcatgtTATGTATTGGGAATTGGACAGGGACCTGGGGGCCTCGGGGGTGGTTCGGATATGTTTGGGTTgtatcgcgctcttatttgatgtttcatcATCGTTTCTTTGGACATAAAGGGTACCATATTGAGTGAAcgacctttgatttgtgattgGATTGATCCAtcagatccgtatcgtaattacggaaccatagcaacaagaatcgttGAATTTCGAAGTCGTATGAGAGATTTATGCTCAGTTCCATGTCGAAAAAGATTCTTGGTTTCTGGtgcggactttgttcttcgcgaacgcgagggaggtcctgcgaacgcgaagaaggaaatttggaTTGACTGGTCAATGcgaaaaattgctcttcgcgaacgcgaaggtgtccCGTAAAGATGAAGAACAAAAATCGCCTGGACAGAGTTTTATCATTTCTATCGGtgtttggattgtagaaattggggttttgagcCCCAAGTTATGagatggtaaatccttgatttgagagTCAATTTATggacgaaattggatgatttttgaaatataaactatataagttatgggtaataattattttcgataattttcaaaatccggacgcgtgggcccgggggtgactttgttgacttttcttgaggagttgggaatttatttctaattgttaaattacgagtattggagtatattttgattggttttcacgttgtttgattagttttggatcgtttggcatcgatttgaggtgttagaaaggCGTTGAAGCCGGTTATCGAATTTCGAAGCGAGGTAAATCtcgtgtctaaccttgtgagggagaaattaccccgtaggtgttatatttgttatgtgctataTGTTGTGGGAGATACACACGTATGAGCTGACGAGTGTCTGTAcgcatgctagaattcctgattatgtccgagtagatttagactcacgccatgctttaattgtattaCTTGTGTTATTCTTGCATGTTCAATTGCTTTAATTCACATTATGACCTGAGACTAGAGTTGCGTAAAGTAATGGACTctctattttagatacttgacaaGATACTTGTTCAGTCGTAGAATTGCACTTCCCTTACTAATTTCTTTCGCATTGTGTGTATCTATCGGAAAGTTTTCTTGAatctcataactcacacgtatattcgtgagtggagtcAAAGACCCTTAAAAGATTCATATTCTAATGGAATCGGGCTATTCACCTCGACAACTTCATGatatactcttatgggatcgggaagTTTGCCTTGGCAATATCATATTTTTataggatcgggtcattcgcctctgcaatatcatattcttatgagatcgggctgTTCACTTCGGCAGCACTagactcttatgggatcgggccattcgccttggcagtatcatgtatcatattcttatgggatcgggtcgtccGCCTCAGCATTTCTTTAAacccactcttatgggatcgggccgctcgcctcggcagaattgTGTGAAATACTTGATAAGAAGtccatgtattcatgaattttCCAAACTTAAGATGTGACCATTGATTTGGCGTTCACCATTACGTACTCCATTTGAGAGGTATCCAATGTTTGAGGACATTAGGTTCACTGTTCAGTTGTAGACCGTATTATTTGACTTTACCCATACTCATTGTTACCTACCATGTTTCATATTTGcctactttattatatttgatttgttggaccactagtaagtgtcaatatcAACCCCTAgtcactacctcttcggggttaggctagatacttactgggtacatgttgattttcatacttatgctacacttctgcactaaatgtgcaggatttgaCATGTTCATTTGGTGGTCGCTTAGGCGCGGAGGCGTAGCAACTAAGGGGTTCCACACCACGATTTGCATCACACAGAGTTTCCATCacaattatttactttatcctgccTACCTTGTATTCCAGAGAGATGATGttttgttattgtacttcctagtagatgcacatgcacttgtgacaccgggttttggggtattctagaatttgtttatgattttgctTACCATTGAGACACTTAtactttatattttacttaaatcataCGTATGTACGGTTTTTGATGTACTGATCTCTCTATCTAATaatattcatgatttcaaaaataataaaatgaacaattaagttGGTAtgtcaccgttggcttgcctaacagcgacgttgggcgccatcacgaccaatagtggattttgggtcgtgacatttactcTCTCATTAGTTTATGTGTTACCTTACTATAATTTCTCAATAttcatttacttaataaataaaaatcatctactttgaaattattaaaaaggaaCAAGTACATGACTAgttatcgttggcttgcctagcagcgacGCTGGCAGTCATCACGGCCtaaagggaaaattgggtcgtgacatttacgaTTACCAACTTACAACCAAAAAGCTCGGATTACCAATTCATACTTGGCAGGATGAATACTAGACTAAAAGGATGGAAATCCAAAATCTTAACCTTATCTGGGAGATTATCCTTTATACAATCAACTATGTCAGCCATACCCACCCATTCCATGCAAATGAACCTTCTCCCAGCAAAGACTAGAAACAATATTGATCGCATTTAGAGAAACTTCCTATGGGGTTCTACTAGGGACCACAGGAAAATCTATCATATCAACTGGGAAAAGGTAACATCGCCTAAGTAAGAAGGAGGCCTTGGGCTGTACAAAGCAAAAAGTGAAAATATTACACTCATATCTAGCCTACTATGAAGATACTTCTCCAATCCTGAATCTCTATGGGCTAAAGTGATAAACGGTAAATATCTTAACAATCCAAGAAGGAATCCTATGATTTACAAAATAAATGACTCCTATATCTATAAAAGCATTGTAAAAACTTATTCCTTCTTCTCCAAAGGCATCGCTTGGAATATTGGAAACGGGAGCCAGATAAGTATTTGGGATGATAGATCGGTTATTGGCAACCACACCTTAAGGGAACTAATTGAGGAGCCCTTAGGTAAAGAAGAtaacaataaaaaaattaattacctTAGTACTAATAAAAATTGGGACCTAGATGCTCTTCCATACGACCTCCCAAATACGATCTCTGAACTTGTAACACAAACATACATCCCATTCTCTGAAAACATAAATGACTCATTCTTCTGGAAAGAAACGGAAGATGGGAACTTCACAACAAAATCTGCCTACAGTCTTTTCGTGAGGCTCACAGAGGAAACCCAAACTCATAAACCTTTTCACCATTTCTGGATATGGAAAGCATCATGCCACAAAAAACTCAAAACATTCCTATGGCTATTAGTCCATCAACGTCTCCCCAATGCAGATGTCTTGAGCTAAAGGAAAATAATCGAATTTAACACATGCAAACATTGTGGGATAGAGGAAAACACAAACCACTTATTCTTTCATTGCCCTATGAACAGTACAATATGGGAAGAATTAAACATCACTACTCCAACCTCAAATCAACTAGATTGGATAAAAGATGCACCTCTACTATGAGCATCCTTCTACCTAATAACACATCAATCCCAATGGTTGTTATAACACCAATTATCCTTTGGCATATTTGGCTCAACCGTAATCACAACTATTTCAACAACTGCTCAACCAAAATAGACAACATAAAATAATTACGCACACAATGGAATATCTTTGCCTAAAAAAccataaattcaaaaataacttaATTACAAAAATTCTAATAAAATGGACACCCCCACCACAAAACATCTATAAACTTAATATAGATGGTGCACACCAAAATCACTCCAACATTGGAGGAGCAGGTGGAATCATCAGAGATTCCGAAGGAAGCTGTATTGATGGATTTTCCTGTCACATAGTCGTCTCATTACCAATCCAAGGAGAAATTCTTTCCCTACTAAAAGGATTGGAACTTTCTTTCACAAAAAAATCGAATATCGATCATAGTGGAAATAGATTGCCAGGTATTACTCTGCCTATTACAGAACAAACTTTGCAACAAAGCTAATGTTAATTTTCTTCATGATTGCAAGTTCCTGCTCGACACACTGGGCCAACCGGATGTTAGGCATGTCTACTGTGAAGGAAACCAAGTGGTGCACATACTGGCACAGATTGAGAGCAACTATAACTGGTGTACCCCATAATCataatcatcgtcttcatcagTCCCCTATTTCTCCGGTTGGGTCGGAGCTGGTGTCGGTAACTGCTATTTAGTTTCAAGACCGAACTCGGCCCCTTTGTCATtgtcgcgcccctctttctcgTGAAATCGGGTTTTAACATTGAAAACTCTTTTAAAAGGAAGAGTTATTAAaaaagagagtcaccacctaacggattaaggtgcgttagggcacctatttgcaaatgactcaggtttactagtttacgtcaccaaagatcgggtaagggctcaaattacctcgaggagaatgtgttaggcactcctcgaggtccacaatggTGGGTCTCGGCCAAACTCAAATCATGTGAGTTAgtctaagagaaaagaaacaatttggacaaagaaagaactattttagCAGGAATGgtggggtcctaagttttttagcctaaaggatcaccccgtgcaacataaataatacttcataactccctcaagatggggtgttacttagattattcagcgggtacagactatcatctcctgctacccgattactatctttaagttgtttacctaaagcgctctatttgattctaagtcgtaccctatgagtgcactacccgtcccatgcctatggtccacgAGGCATTTGGGCCTCTATTTTGGGGTAGTTCTAgaccttaacttaggttgctcaaaaggagaaaactaggcgacatacaaaacacaattaggactttcaaatagaaataaatataggctcaagttaccctccgcgtttagacatcaaatgcacgcCAAACTGATTAGCATTAACAGGTTTTATTGATTgcaaaatcctataggcaggatatctATGTGATATTGACGAACGAGCAGACAGTCGTATACAAAGTCAATTTCTTAATGCGATTATTAGGACCTACAAAGTTTGCCTACTGATTTGAGCATGATACAATTAAGCCAACCAGCATGGTATCTAGGTGTTTTGTGCGATAGTAAATAGTGGCAGGTCACAGAAATAAACctagaattatttgttttaatcctataggcatgttatctaatgAAGGTAACAGCACAGAAAACGGGCATAAACAACAATTAAACAGATTCAGGTGTGCATTCTATAACTTGATCCAGTTTGAATCCTGTAGGCATGATCTCTATAATCTGAGCAGTTTTGAATcctataaacatgatttctaCAATCTGAACAGTTtttgaatcctatagacatgatttctataatctgaACGAAACAGTATGCTAGCAGGAATTCACACACACATCGGACCATACCATTTATATAGGCATGGTTTGTAACGGAACATAATTGAGCCAAACATTGAGCCTATGGACATGGTTGCTAACACATAATGACTGAACATAATAAGACACAtagaagcatgatttctaacatataaCATCCAACATCACAGAAttaaccctataggcaggatttctaccccccccccccccccaccttaTAGCAAGTATAAAATAAGAACCATTTTCCcatttttactaataccccagaattgttattacaaataattattacatACCAGAAGTTAATGAATGAATTACAAGGTAAGTAaaactatagggagcctacagcaggTCCAAATACACCTGGACAGGCCAGCCTTCAACTCACAGTAGTTCCAAAAGCCCATGTTCATAGATACACAATAATCAATAGTGAATGATTCACCCATATTTCAAGGATAAGCATACAAAACCCAAAtctctagtgtgtcagagttcccaaaggCTTCAGGAatccagggcagtgctcacactagagagATTGGTCAGAAATAGTTCAAAGAAAGACTAGGGACCaggtcctagtgtgtcagagttcacaagggtctcacatgaaccctgagcagtgctcacactagggaggtcagagGACAGAACCTAAATagctttggctttcagccagctagGAGTAGGAATTTAGAAGGATCAGGGGAGTAGAATGAATTAGGGAATCCACTTTAGGACAGAGTCACATATTGAGCATATACAAACAAATGGTAGACATGCTTGAACTTAGGAGACTTAGTCatatttttaagaattaacaaAGACACATGCTAATAAGGCCAGTTCATAAACATGCTcacaatgataacagagacttCAGATCAGGCTAAGTCATAGAAAGAAAACACATTGATTAGCACTAGGAACTGATTAAGACAATTTAGTAGAGGTATCATAACATAGTGAGAACAGAACTAAACATGCCGTAACAAGTTCAACAAACAAACATTATAAATTTGGTAAGGCACACATCTATACATGGCTAAAGAGGTATGAAAGCATGTTTAACTCTAAAAGATAGTCCTCAATAACATAAAATTAGTCAGATTTCATTAATCAGCTTAAACTAAGTTCAAACATGTCTCAACTACAAGTAAAAGCATTTAGGACAACATGGTCTAATTGCAGTAACACATTGAGCAAGTAATCATAATGAAATGGCAGAAGATTCAATAACTCACCGGTTAATATGAAACAAGGAAGAAAAGAATCCAACAGTGTAGCAAATATCACCAAACAGAAGCAGGACTTGgagatttctggccttggctttcagccggccaggaatCAAAGCATAGAGTAAAATTACTCAAGAGAATAGGAGTATACAGCTTTTGTTTATAGTAGTGAAAGGATCTTTAGAACTTTTTAAATCTCCTCCTCTTCAAAGGGGAGTGGGGAGGGGTTTAAATAGTGCCGAGATTAGAGCATAGAAATAGCTAATTTAAATACTAAAG is drawn from Nicotiana tomentosiformis chromosome 12, ASM39032v3, whole genome shotgun sequence and contains these coding sequences:
- the LOC138903322 gene encoding uncharacterized protein → MVGDKGLLKVSSMKGIMRFEKKGKVSPRFSPIEVSRRVGEVAYELAFPPSLSGVHPVFHASMLQKYHADESHKLDYITIQLDESLYYEEDPVAIVDRLVRQLRSKMISAVKVQ